One Oncorhynchus keta strain PuntledgeMale-10-30-2019 chromosome 23, Oket_V2, whole genome shotgun sequence DNA segment encodes these proteins:
- the ipp gene encoding actin-binding protein IPP: MSSVMFPPRSPPGSSGSGGGDIPATSVTTQSAEQALFASDRYARLILAQMNKMRLRTDFCDVRLRLGGRVFSVHKLVLAASSPYFSALFSGGMSEADKEEVQILGVEAPVFEVLLEFIYTGMINVTVENMQELMVAADMLQLSEVVSICGEFLKGHMDPSNCVGVYQFLEQIAFMDMLAFTENYIQVHFLEVCVSDEFWGLSKGQLVKLLRSEELRIEDEYQVFTAAMDWVLQDVTKRKKHVVEVLDPVRFPLLSPQRLFKYIEGISDFSLRVALQTLLREYTEVSKSPKENKVYSLLQPAKMRPRRKARKYLYAIGGYTRLQGGRWSDSRALSCVERFDSFSQYWTTVSSLHQARSGLGVAVLEGMIYVVGGEKDSMIFDCTERYDPVTKQWAAVASLNFPRCGVGVCPCHGALYALGGWVGSEIGKTMERYDPTENKWEIIGSMAVPRYYFGCCELQGFIYVIGGISDEGMELRSAEVYDPISRRWSALPVMVTRRAYVGVACLNNCIYAVGGWNEALGSLETVEKYCPEEEKWVEVAPMAVARAGVSVSAVNGLLYAVGGRASSRDFSAPVTVDSVEIYDPHLDTWTEIGNMITSRCDGGVAVL, encoded by the exons ATGTCGTCTGTGATGTTTCCACCTCGCTCCCCACCTGGGAGCAGTGGCTCTGGCGGCGGTGACATACCTGCAACTAGTGTGACGACCCAGTCCGCTGAGCAGGCTCTGTTTGCATCGGACCGCTACGCCCGACTCATCCTGGCCCAGATGAACAAGATGCGCCTCCGGACAGATTTCTGTGACGTAAGGCTGCGGCTGGGAGGCCGTGTGTTCAGTGTCCACAAGCTGGTCCTGGCTGCAAGCAGCCCCTActtctccgctctcttctctggGGGGATGAGCGAGGCAGACAAGGAAGAGGTCCAGATCCTGGGGGTGGAGGCACCAGTGTTTGAGGTCCTGCTGGAGTTCATATACACAG GTATGATTAACGTGACGGTGGAGAACATGCAGGAGCTGATGGTAGCAGCAGACATGCTGCAGCTGAGTGAGGTGGTGTCTATCTGTGGAGAGTTCCTCAAGGGCCACATGGACCCGTCCAACTGTGTGGGGGTATACCAGTTCCTTGAGCAGATCGCCTTCATGGACATGCTGGCGTTCACTGAGAACTACATCCAGGTCCACTTTCTGGAG GTGTGTGTGTCGGACGAGTTCTGGGGCCTGTCCAAGGGCCAGCTGGTGAAGCTGCTGCGGAGTGAGGAGCTGCGAATCGAGGATGAGTACCAGGTGTTCACGGCGGCCATGGACTGGGTCCTACAGGACGTGACCAAGAGGAAGAAGCATGTGGTGGaagtgctggacccagtcaggttcCCCCTGCTCTCCCCACAGAGACTCTTCAAGTACATCGAAG GCATTTCTGACTTCAGCCTGCGGGTGGCGCTGCAGACACTGCTGAGGGAATACACAGAGGTCAGCAAGTCTCCCAAAGAGAATAAGGTGTACAGCCTGTTACAGCCAGCCAAGATGAGGCCAAGGAGAAAGGCCAGGAAATACCTCTATGCCATAG GAGGCTACACTCGGCTGCAGGGAGGCCGTTGGAGTGACAGCCGGGCCCTGAGCTGCGTGGAACGCTTTGACTCATTCAGCCAGTACTGGACCACTGTGTCCTCCCTGCACCAGGCCCGTAGCGGGCTGGGAGTGGCTGTGCTGGAGGGCATGATCTATGTCGTTGGAG GGGAGAAGGACTCCATGATATTTGACTGCACAGAGAGATACGACCCGGTGACTAAGCAGTGGGCAGCTGTGGCCTCTCTCAATTTCCCTCGCTGTGGTGTCGGGGTCTGCCCCTGTCACGGGGCTCTCTACGCACTGG GTGGTTGGGTTGGATCAGAGATAGGGAAGACAATGGAGCGCTACGACCCGACAGAGAATAAGTGGGAGATCATTGGAAGCATGGCAGTGCCTCGGTATTACTTTGGATGCTGCGAATTACAGG GCTTCATCTATGTGATCGGGGGGATTAGTGATGAGGGGATGGAGCTGCGTTCTGCAGAGGTGTACGACCCCATTTCCCGGCGCTGGAGTGCCCTGCCCGTCATGGTGACCCGGCGGGCCTACGTGGGCGTGGCCTGCCTCAACAACTGCATCTACGCTGTGGGGGGCTGGAACGAGGCACTGGGCTCCCTGGAGACGGTAGAGAAATACTGCCCTGAAGAG GAGAAATGGGTGGAGGTGGCCCCCATGGCAGTGGCGAGGGCCGGGGTGTCCGTGTCAGCCGTTAACGGACTGCTGTACGCCGTGGGGGGACGGGCCTCCAGCAGAGACTTCTCGGCCCCCGTGACGGTGGACTCTGTGGAGATTTACGACCCCCACCTGGACACCTGGACGGAGATTGGCAACATGATCACCAGTCGCTGTGACGGGGGTGTGGCCGTGCTCTGA